In the Piscinibacter sp. XHJ-5 genome, one interval contains:
- a CDS encoding tripartite tricarboxylate transporter TctB family protein produces MRIKSERDFWSGVMFVATGIGFAVGASNYSLGSSARPGPGYFPLMLSVIMAILGAIVLFKSLTIETEGGDPVGAFAWKPLIVIVAAIAVFGLTITRLGMIISIPILITIASYAGEEFHWRDVLINSVVLTVASWLIFIVGLKLTIPVWPSFVG; encoded by the coding sequence GTGAGAATCAAGAGCGAACGGGACTTCTGGTCCGGCGTGATGTTCGTCGCCACCGGGATCGGCTTTGCGGTCGGCGCCAGCAACTACTCGCTGGGTTCGTCGGCGCGCCCCGGTCCCGGCTACTTTCCCCTGATGCTGAGCGTGATCATGGCCATCCTGGGCGCGATCGTGCTGTTCAAGTCGCTCACCATCGAGACCGAAGGCGGCGATCCGGTGGGCGCCTTCGCCTGGAAGCCGCTGATCGTCATCGTGGCCGCCATCGCGGTGTTCGGCCTCACGATCACCCGCCTGGGCATGATCATCTCGATCCCGATCCTGATCACGATCGCCAGCTACGCGGGGGAAGAGTTCCACTGGCGCGACGTGCTGATCAACTCGGTGGTGCTGACAGTCGCCTCGTGGCTGATCTTCATCGTGGGCCTGAAGCTCACGATCCCCGTGTGGCCGAGCTTCGTCGGCTGA
- a CDS encoding GNAT family N-acetyltransferase: MKRIDQLSLGWRTDLIFPRFDAHVIERSDHWLIRTPHNPTYWWGNFLLYPRAPREGDAHAWLAAFDEEIASVQPQSRHIAIGVDAAAPFELPPDFAAAGLCACETTVLSLRAGRLRTTAKVLPAGLVARPLRLAAESPLAIEQQVASDDDGHEPVGYRVFRERQMQRYAAMELARLGHWFGVLARTPQGQAMTAGCGLFRDGTLGRFQYVSTHPAWRRRGLCTALVHAVCRHGFEAMGLDTLVIAADPDDVAIGIYESLGFERTASAWQLERRPADDHR; encoded by the coding sequence TTGAAGCGCATCGACCAGCTGTCGCTCGGCTGGCGCACCGATCTCATCTTTCCGCGCTTCGACGCGCACGTCATCGAGCGGTCCGACCACTGGCTGATCCGCACGCCGCACAACCCGACGTACTGGTGGGGCAACTTCCTGCTCTACCCGCGGGCGCCGCGCGAAGGCGATGCACATGCGTGGCTCGCGGCCTTCGACGAGGAGATCGCGTCGGTGCAGCCGCAGTCGCGGCACATCGCGATCGGCGTCGATGCTGCGGCGCCGTTCGAGCTGCCGCCCGACTTCGCTGCAGCAGGCCTTTGCGCATGCGAGACCACCGTGCTGAGCCTGCGTGCCGGCCGCCTGCGCACGACGGCCAAGGTGCTGCCGGCGGGACTCGTTGCCCGCCCCCTGCGGCTCGCCGCGGAGAGCCCGCTTGCGATCGAGCAGCAGGTGGCTTCGGACGACGACGGCCACGAGCCGGTCGGCTACCGAGTCTTCCGCGAGCGGCAGATGCAGCGCTACGCAGCGATGGAGCTCGCTCGCCTCGGCCACTGGTTCGGCGTGCTGGCCCGCACGCCGCAGGGTCAGGCGATGACGGCCGGCTGCGGCCTCTTTCGCGACGGCACGCTGGGCCGCTTTCAATATGTCAGCACGCATCCCGCGTGGCGTCGCCGCGGGCTGTGCACCGCGCTTGTCCACGCGGTGTGCCGTCATGGCTTCGAGGCGATGGGACTGGACACGCTGGTCATCGCTGCAGATCCGGACGATGTCGCGATCGGGATCTACGAGTCGCTCGGCTTCGAGCGGACCGCGAGCGCGTGGCAGCTCGAGCGCCGGCCGGCTGACGACCACCGCTAG
- a CDS encoding gamma-glutamyltransferase family protein, producing MSTPPFDWRQGYPSQRLPVFGRNIVSTSHPLAAQAGQRMLMQGGNAVDAAIAAAAAMTILEPVSNGLGSDMFCIVWDGRELHGLNASGRAPRAWTPEYFGRKYGGHARTPPQRGWDSVTVPGAVAGWVALSDRFGKLAFADLLQPAIAIAERGYAVPVVVQQKWAAAAATELARQPGFAEAFLPRGRAPEVAELFRFEAAARTLRLVAQTKGEAYYRGEIAQAVERHAREHGAAMLAQDFADCRPEWVQPLAQDYRGHTLHEIPPNGQGIAAQIALGIVSHFDLASMPPDGPEAQHVQIEAMKLAFADVYCHVAEPASMEVSAQQLLDSAYLARRARLIDLQRAQEFGPGNPARGGTIYLSAADESGVMVSFIQSNYQGFGSGVVVPGYGLSLQNRGHGFSLDPGSPNVVAPGKRPFHTIIPAFLTKNGEPVMSFGVMGANMQPQGHLQTLVRMLAHGQNPQAACDAPRWRYNAGLELNVEASMDPATVQGLAERGHRLEVIDDSYQDFGAGQFIWRLGDPAIEGYAAASDPRRDGQAIPS from the coding sequence ATGAGCACCCCTCCTTTCGACTGGCGTCAGGGCTATCCCAGCCAACGGCTGCCGGTGTTCGGCCGCAACATCGTCTCCACCTCGCATCCGCTCGCCGCGCAAGCCGGCCAGCGCATGCTCATGCAAGGCGGCAATGCCGTTGATGCGGCGATCGCGGCGGCGGCGGCGATGACCATCCTCGAGCCGGTGAGCAACGGCCTCGGATCGGACATGTTCTGCATCGTGTGGGATGGCCGCGAGCTGCATGGGCTCAACGCGTCGGGCCGCGCCCCGCGTGCCTGGACGCCGGAGTATTTCGGCCGCAAATACGGCGGCCACGCTCGCACGCCGCCGCAGCGGGGCTGGGACAGCGTCACGGTGCCCGGCGCCGTGGCGGGTTGGGTTGCACTGTCAGATCGTTTCGGCAAGCTTGCTTTCGCCGATCTGCTGCAGCCGGCGATCGCCATCGCCGAGCGCGGCTATGCGGTGCCGGTGGTGGTGCAGCAGAAGTGGGCCGCGGCCGCCGCCACCGAGCTCGCCCGCCAGCCGGGCTTCGCCGAAGCCTTCCTGCCGCGCGGGCGCGCTCCCGAAGTCGCCGAGCTGTTCCGATTCGAGGCGGCCGCTCGCACGCTGCGGCTCGTGGCGCAGACGAAGGGCGAGGCGTATTACCGCGGCGAGATCGCGCAGGCCGTGGAGCGGCACGCCCGCGAGCACGGCGCGGCGATGCTCGCGCAGGACTTCGCCGACTGCCGACCCGAATGGGTGCAGCCGCTGGCGCAGGACTATCGCGGCCACACGCTGCACGAGATCCCGCCCAACGGCCAGGGCATCGCGGCGCAGATCGCGCTGGGCATCGTCAGCCATTTCGATCTCGCCTCGATGCCTCCCGACGGTCCCGAGGCGCAGCACGTGCAGATCGAGGCGATGAAGCTCGCCTTCGCCGACGTGTACTGCCATGTGGCCGAGCCGGCCAGCATGGAGGTGAGCGCGCAGCAATTGCTCGACAGCGCCTACCTCGCCCGCCGCGCACGCCTGATCGATTTGCAGCGCGCGCAGGAATTCGGCCCCGGCAACCCGGCGCGCGGCGGCACCATCTACCTCAGCGCAGCGGACGAGAGCGGCGTGATGGTGAGCTTCATCCAGAGCAACTACCAGGGCTTCGGCTCGGGAGTCGTCGTGCCGGGGTATGGGCTGTCGCTGCAGAACCGCGGCCACGGCTTCTCGCTCGACCCGGGAAGCCCCAACGTCGTGGCGCCCGGCAAGCGACCGTTCCACACCATCATCCCGGCTTTCCTCACGAAGAACGGCGAGCCGGTCATGTCCTTCGGCGTGATGGGCGCCAACATGCAGCCGCAGGGGCATCTGCAAACGCTGGTGCGCATGCTGGCTCACGGCCAGAACCCGCAGGCCGCGTGCGACGCGCCGCGCTGGCGCTACAACGCGGGGCTCGAGCTCAACGTCGAGGCGTCGATGGACCCGGCCACCGTGCAGGGGCTCGCCGAGCGCGGGCACCGGCTCGAGGTCATCGACGATTCCTACCAGGACTTCGGCGCGGGGCAGTTCATCTGGCGCCTGGGAGATCCTGCGATCGAGGGCTATGCCGCAGCGAGCGATCCGCGCCGCGACGGACAGGCCATCCCCTCTTGA
- a CDS encoding DMT family transporter: protein MSSPSAAAEPGHPGAARRAVLPGLALAVAGSIAFSGKAIIVKLAYRYGVDAVTLIMYRMLFALPMFLALSWWAGRGRPALTRRDWTVVVGLGFSGYYLASFLDFAGLVYITASLERLILYLNPTLVLVLGYLLFKREVSRAQVLALAVSYAGVLLVFGHEVTLVGPDVALGTGLVFASAVSYAVYLVFSGEEVRRLGALRLTGLATTVACLLCIAQFFVLRPVSAMAVAPQVVWLSVLNATLCTFAPVVMVMMAVERIGATMAAQTGMIGPLSTILMGVLILGEPFTAWVAAGTVLVIAGIWLLARSR from the coding sequence ATGTCATCCCCCTCCGCCGCGGCCGAGCCCGGCCATCCCGGCGCCGCGCGCCGTGCCGTCTTGCCAGGCCTTGCGCTCGCGGTCGCCGGCTCGATCGCGTTCTCGGGCAAGGCCATCATCGTCAAGCTCGCGTACCGATACGGTGTCGATGCGGTCACGCTGATCATGTACCGCATGCTGTTCGCGCTGCCGATGTTCCTGGCGTTGTCATGGTGGGCCGGGCGTGGCCGCCCGGCCCTCACGCGGCGCGACTGGACCGTCGTCGTCGGCCTGGGCTTCAGCGGCTACTACCTCGCCAGCTTTCTCGACTTCGCCGGGCTGGTCTACATCACCGCCAGCCTGGAGCGGCTGATCCTCTACCTCAATCCGACGCTGGTGCTCGTGCTGGGCTACCTGCTGTTCAAGCGCGAGGTCTCGCGTGCCCAGGTGCTGGCCCTCGCCGTCAGCTACGCCGGCGTGCTGTTGGTGTTCGGCCACGAGGTCACGCTGGTCGGCCCCGACGTTGCGCTGGGCACGGGACTGGTGTTCGCCAGCGCCGTGAGCTATGCGGTCTACCTGGTGTTCAGCGGCGAGGAAGTGCGTCGGCTCGGCGCGCTGCGCCTCACCGGCCTTGCGACGACGGTGGCCTGCCTGCTGTGCATCGCGCAGTTCTTCGTCCTGCGGCCGGTGTCGGCGATGGCGGTGGCGCCGCAGGTCGTCTGGCTCTCCGTTCTCAACGCGACGCTGTGCACGTTCGCGCCGGTGGTGATGGTGATGATGGCGGTCGAGCGCATCGGCGCGACGATGGCGGCGCAAACCGGCATGATCGGACCGCTGTCGACCATCCTGATGGGCGTGCTGATCCTTGGCGAGCCCTTCACCGCCTGGGTCGCGGCCGGCACGGTGCTCGTGATCGCCGGCATCTGGCTGCTGGCCCGGTCCCGCTAG
- a CDS encoding tripartite tricarboxylate transporter permease has product MDLLQNLALGFGVAFTLQNLLYAFFGCVLGTLIGVLPGLGPVATIAMLLPSIYALDATPALIMLAGIYYGAQYGGSTTAILINVPGESSSVVTAIDGYQMARQGRAGAALAAAGLGSFFAGCVGTIIIAAFAPPLTELAFKFGPAEYFSLMVLGLIGAVVLASGSLIKAISMIILGLLLAQINTDVISGTARYSFDIPELTDGIGFVVIAMGVFGFGEIIANLGMPAEHREVFTKDVKGLWPTKQDFRDAGPAVLRGTALGSVLGVLPGGGALLASFAAYTMEKKLAGASGRFGRGDIRGVAGPESANNAGAQTSFIPMLTLGIPPNAVMALMVGAMTIKGIQPGPQVMTSNPQLFWGLIASMWLGNLMLVILNLPLIGIWIKLLTVPYRFLFPAITLFCCIGTYTLNNNTFDVYMTAIFAVVGYLFYKLSCEAAPLLLGFILGPMMEENLRRALLLSRGDWSTFLTRPLSAGLLIAAALMIVIVLLPSIKSKREEAFHEAV; this is encoded by the coding sequence ATGGACCTGCTGCAAAACCTCGCCCTCGGCTTCGGCGTCGCATTCACCCTCCAGAACCTGCTGTATGCCTTCTTCGGCTGCGTGCTCGGCACGCTGATCGGAGTGCTGCCGGGCCTCGGCCCCGTCGCGACCATCGCGATGCTGTTGCCTTCGATCTACGCGCTGGACGCCACGCCCGCCCTCATCATGCTGGCCGGCATCTACTACGGCGCGCAGTACGGCGGCTCGACCACCGCGATCCTCATCAACGTGCCGGGCGAATCGAGCTCGGTGGTGACAGCGATCGACGGCTACCAGATGGCGCGCCAGGGGCGGGCCGGCGCGGCGCTCGCCGCCGCGGGCCTGGGATCGTTCTTCGCCGGCTGCGTCGGCACCATCATCATCGCGGCGTTCGCGCCGCCGCTCACCGAGCTGGCGTTCAAGTTCGGCCCCGCCGAGTACTTCTCGCTGATGGTGCTGGGCCTCATCGGGGCGGTGGTGCTGGCATCGGGGTCGCTGATCAAGGCCATTTCGATGATCATCCTTGGCCTGCTGCTCGCGCAGATCAACACCGACGTCATCTCCGGCACGGCGCGCTACAGCTTCGACATCCCCGAGCTGACCGACGGCATCGGCTTCGTCGTGATTGCGATGGGCGTCTTCGGCTTCGGCGAGATCATCGCCAACCTCGGCATGCCGGCGGAGCACCGCGAGGTGTTCACGAAGGACGTGAAGGGCCTGTGGCCCACCAAGCAGGACTTCCGCGACGCAGGGCCGGCGGTGCTGCGCGGCACGGCGCTCGGCTCGGTGCTCGGCGTGCTGCCGGGCGGCGGCGCCTTGCTGGCTTCGTTCGCTGCATACACGATGGAAAAGAAGCTCGCCGGCGCCAGCGGCCGCTTCGGCCGGGGCGACATCCGCGGCGTCGCGGGCCCCGAGTCGGCCAACAATGCCGGTGCGCAGACCTCGTTCATCCCGATGCTGACCCTCGGCATCCCACCCAACGCGGTGATGGCGCTGATGGTGGGTGCGATGACGATCAAGGGCATCCAGCCCGGACCGCAGGTGATGACCAGCAACCCGCAGCTGTTCTGGGGACTGATCGCTTCCATGTGGCTTGGCAACCTGATGCTGGTGATCCTGAACCTGCCGCTGATCGGCATCTGGATCAAGCTGCTGACCGTGCCGTACCGCTTCCTGTTCCCGGCGATCACGCTGTTCTGCTGCATCGGCACGTATACGCTGAACAACAACACCTTCGACGTCTACATGACGGCCATCTTCGCGGTCGTCGGCTACTTGTTCTACAAGCTCAGTTGCGAGGCTGCGCCGCTGCTGCTGGGCTTCATCCTCGGGCCGATGATGGAGGAGAACCTGCGCCGCGCGCTGCTGCTTTCGCGCGGCGACTGGAGCACCTTCCTGACGCGTCCGCTGTCGGCCGGCCTGTTGATCGCAGCGGCGCTGATGATCGTGATCGTGCTGCTGCCTTCCATCAAGAGCAAGCGGGAAGAAGCGTTCCACGAAGCGGTTTAG
- a CDS encoding SDR family oxidoreductase — translation MDLGIAGKWALVCAASKGLGKGCAQALVREGVNVVITARGEEALQATAAELRALQRGEVRAVAGDITSPEGRAAALSACPQVDILVNNAGGPPPGDFRDWDRGAWVKALEANMLTPIELIKATVDAMAARGFGRIVNITSGAVKAPIDSLGLSNGARSGLTGFVAGIARSGIAAKGVTINGLLPGAFDTERLRSGTQHAATKTGQDFEVLWQRRLQAIPAKRFGTAEEFGAMCAFLCSVHAAYLTGQNILLDGGAYPGTF, via the coding sequence ATGGATCTGGGCATCGCAGGCAAGTGGGCGCTGGTGTGCGCCGCGAGCAAGGGGCTGGGCAAGGGCTGCGCGCAGGCGCTGGTGCGCGAAGGCGTCAACGTCGTCATCACGGCGCGGGGCGAGGAAGCGCTGCAGGCCACGGCGGCGGAGCTGCGTGCGCTCCAGCGCGGCGAAGTGCGCGCCGTGGCCGGTGACATCACCTCACCCGAGGGCCGTGCGGCCGCGCTGTCCGCCTGCCCGCAGGTGGACATCCTGGTCAACAACGCGGGCGGACCGCCCCCGGGCGATTTCCGCGACTGGGACCGCGGTGCCTGGGTGAAGGCGCTGGAGGCGAACATGCTCACGCCGATCGAGCTGATCAAGGCCACGGTCGATGCGATGGCGGCGCGCGGCTTCGGCCGCATCGTGAACATCACCTCGGGCGCGGTGAAGGCGCCCATCGACTCGCTCGGCCTGTCCAATGGCGCCCGCAGCGGGCTGACCGGCTTCGTGGCCGGCATCGCGCGCAGCGGCATCGCCGCCAAGGGCGTGACGATCAACGGCCTGCTGCCCGGCGCCTTCGACACCGAGCGCCTGCGCAGCGGCACCCAGCATGCGGCGACCAAGACCGGGCAGGACTTCGAGGTGCTGTGGCAGCGCAGACTGCAGGCGATCCCCGCCAAGCGCTTCGGCACGGCGGAGGAGTTCGGCGCGATGTGCGCCTTCCTGTGCAGCGTGCACGCAGCGTACCTGACCGGGCAGAACATCCTGCTGGATGGCGGGGCGTACCCGGGGACGTTCTGA